The following are from one region of the Canis lupus familiaris isolate Mischka breed German Shepherd chromosome 30, alternate assembly UU_Cfam_GSD_1.0, whole genome shotgun sequence genome:
- the SPG21 gene encoding maspardin yields the protein MGEIKVSPDYNWFRSTVPLKKIIVDDDDSKIWSLYDAGPRNIRCPLIFLPPVSGTADVFFRQILALTGWGYRVIALQYPVYWDHLEFCDGFRKLLDHLQLDKVHLFGASLGGFLAQKFAEYTHKSPRVHSLILCNSFSDTSIFNQTWTANSFWLMPSFMLKKIVLGNFSSGPVDPMMADAIDFMVDRLESLGQSELASRLTLNCQNSYVEPHKIRDIPVTIMDVFDQSALSTEAKEEMYKLYPNARRAHLKTGGNFPYLCRSAEVNLYVQIHLLQFHGTKYAAIDPSMVSAEELEVQKGSLSISQEEQ from the exons ATGGGAGAGATTAAAGTCTCTCCTGATTATAACTGGTTTAGAAGTACAGTTCCCCTTAAAAAG ATTATCGtggatgatgatgatagtaaAATATGGTCACTGTACGATGCCGGCCCCAGAAATATCAGGTGTCCTCTGATATTTCTTCCCCCTGTCAGTGGAACTGCAGATGTATTTTTCCGGCAGATTTTGGCTTTGACTGGATGGGGTTACCGGGTTATAGCT TTGCAGTATCCAGTTTATTGGGACCATCTTGAATTCTGTGATGGATTCAGAAAACTTTTAGACCATTTACAACTGGATAAA GTTCATCTTTTTGGGGCTTCCTTGGGAGGCTTTTTGGCCCAGAAATTTGCTGAATATACACACAAATCTCCCAGAGTCCATTCCCTCATCCTCTGCAATTCCTTCAGTGACACTTCTATCTTCAACCAAACTTGGACTGCAAACAG CTTTTGGCTGATGCCATCATTTATGCTCAAAAAAATCGTTCTCGGAAACTTTTCATCTGGCCCAGTGGACCCTATGATGGCTGATGCTATTGATTTTATGGTGGACAGG CTGGAAAGTTTGGGTCAGAGTGAACTGGCTTCAAGACTTACCCTGAATTGTCAAAATTCTTATGTGGAACCTCATAAGATTCGAGACATCCCTGTGACCATTATGGAT gtatttgaCCAGAGTGCACTTTCAACTGAAGCtaaagaagaaatgtataaactGTATCCTAATGCCCGGAGGGCTCATCTTAAAACAGGGGGCAACTTCCCATACCTGTGCAGAAGTGCGGAGGTGAATCTTTATGTGCAG ATCCATTTGCTACAATTCCATGGAACAAAATACGCGGCCATCGACCCGTCGATGGTCAGTGCTGAGGAACTAGAGGTGCAGAAAGGCAGCCTGAGCATCAGTCAGGAGGAGCAGTAG